The following proteins are co-located in the Papaver somniferum cultivar HN1 unplaced genomic scaffold, ASM357369v1 unplaced-scaffold_128, whole genome shotgun sequence genome:
- the LOC113331851 gene encoding F-box protein At3g07870-like: protein MHNNITLTLNNGFGYDCLIDDYKLLEILPGRNNSRPVVGVYLLRSDSWKPGYIPYKFYRETPPGVLSNGALHWYLCMLYSSDDSSESFEVWVMKDYGVKESWMQVYNIPWMTMFGRTLRCFRQIQCLRNRELLCEIKTQHDDKADDSTMVLYDPKDDKYSILKMNGDRSYFTHSIFQIESYVQNSVSLNSGTEMQIEMQIA, encoded by the exons ATGCACAACAACATTACATTAACTCTTAACAATGGGTTTGGTTACGACTGCTTGATCGATGATTACAAGTTATTAGAAATATTACCTGGTAGGAACAACAGTCGACCTGTAGTTGGTGTCTACTTGTTGAGATCAGATTCATGGAAACCAGGATATATTCCTTACAAATTTTATCGTGAAACACCACCGGGGGTGTTGTCTAACGGAGCTCTTCACTG GTATCTTTGTATGCTTTATAGTAGTGATGATTCTTCAGAAAGTTTTGAGGTCTGGGTTATGAAGGATTACGGAGTCAAAGAGTCTTGGATGCAAGTATATAACATTCCTTGGATGACTATGTTTGGCCGTACGCTTCGTTGCTTCAGGCAGATACAATGTCTAAGAAACAGAGAGCTTCTTTGCGAGATTAAAACCCAACACGATGATAAGGCAGATGATAGTACTATGGTTTTATATGATCCGAAGGATGATAAATATAGTATTTTGAAGATGAATGGCGATAGGAGTTATTTCACACATTCTATATTCCAAATAGAGAGTTATGTGCAGAACTCGGTTTCACTTAATTCGGGTACTGAAATGCAAATAGAGATGCAAATAGCTTAG
- the LOC113331853 gene encoding uncharacterized protein LOC113331853 yields the protein MGNDAHMIEQFKREMMMKYEMSDMGLLKYFLGIEVHQSDDGVFISQSKYAKKVLQKFGMLGCNPTSTPLVVNDKLKKDDGGRKVDETYYKGFIGNLLLITHTRPDIMFASSMLSRFMSSPSHLHLGAEKRLLRYIQGTMNFGIMYSRNLDVKLVGYSDSDLGGCIDDMKSTSGYDFSLGSGIFTWASKKQETVDQSTEEAEYI from the coding sequence ATGGGTAATGATGCTCATATGATTGAGCaattcaagagagaaatgatgatgaaatatgagatGAGTGACATGGGTTTGCTCAAGTACTTCCTTGGTATAGAAGTTCATCAAAGTGATGATGgagtgttcatttctcaaagcaaGTATGCCAAAAAGGTGTTGCAGAAATTTGGTATGCTTGGTTGTAACCCCACATCTACACCACTTGTAGTGAATGATAAACTCAAGaaggatgatggaggaagaaaagTTGATGAGACTTACTATAAAGGTTTTATTGGAAACTTGTTGTTAATTACACATACAAGACCCGACATCATGTTTGCTTCAAGTATGCTTTCTAGGTTCATGAGTTCACCTAGTCATCTACATCTTGGCGCGGAAAAGAGGTTGTTAAGGTATATTCAAGGAACAATGAATTTTGGAATCATGTATTCAAGAAATTTGGATGTCAAATTAGTTGGTTATTCTGATAGCGACTTGGGAGGGTGTATTGATGACATGAAGAGTACATCGGGTTATGATTTTTCTCTTGGTTCGGGTATATTCACATGGGCATCGAAGAAGCAAGAAACCGTAGATCAATCCACGGAGGAGGCGGAGTACATTTAG